GTTGTCCTCGTCGTGCGCGTGGTAGTTCTTCGAACGGCGGATCGTCTTCTTGTAGATCGGATGCGTGAAGCGGCGATCGACGCGCACCACGACGGTCTTGGCTGTCTTGTCGCTGACGACCACGCCTTGCAAAGTACGTTTCGGCATCTTCGTAAGCCCCTTACTTCTCTTTCGCGCGCTTCTGCGCGGCGACGGTCTTGATACGGGCGATGTCACGGCGAGCCTCGCGCAGGCGCGAGGTGTTCTCGAGCTGCCCGGTGGCGCGCTGGAAGCGCAGGTTGAAGCGTTCCTTCTTCAGGTTCAGGACGGCGTCATCCTGCTGGTCGGGGCTCATCGCGCGGATGTCTTCGATCTTCATCTGGGCCATGGCCATTACTCCGCAATGCGCTCGACGAAGCGCGTCTTGATCGGCAGCTTGGCGGCCGCCAGGGTCAAAGCTTCGCGCGCCGTCTGGGTGTTGACGCCGTCGATCTCGAACAGCACCCGGCCCGGCTTGACGCGTGCAACCCACAATTCCGGCGAACCCTTGCCGGAGCCCATGCGGACTTCGGCCGGCTTCTTCGACACCGGAACGTCCGGGAATACGCGGATCCAGACGCGGCCGGCACGCTTCATGTGACGGGTCAGCGCGCGGCGGGCGGCTTCGATCTGGCGCGCGGTGACGCGCTCAGGCTCGGTCGCCTTCAGGCCGAACTGGCCGAAGGCCAACGTCGCACCCGAAGACGCAACGCCGTGGATACGGCCCTTATGCGCTTTCCGGAACTTCGTCTTCTTAGGTTGCATCATGGCTTTGAGCCCTCAAATTCTCTGTGCTGGCGTCAGGCCGCAGCGTTGTCGCGGCGCCCACGGCCACCGCGATCACCACCGCCGCTGCTCTCGCCTTCGGCCATTCTCTTGTCCTGGGCCATCGGATCGTGCTCGAGGATCTCGCCCTTGAAGATCCAGACCTTGACGCCGCAGGTGCCGAAGGTCGTGAACGCGGTCGCAACGCCGTAGTCGATGTCGGCGCGCAGCGTGTGCAGCGGCACGCGACCTTCGCGGTACCACTCCATGCGCGCGATTTCCGCACCGCCCAGACGACCCGAGCAGTTGATGCGGATGCCTTCAGCGCCGAGACGCATCGCCGACTGAACGGCGCGCTTCATGGCACGGCGGAACGCGACGCGGCGCTCGAGCTGCTGCGCGATCGACTCGGCCACCAGCGTCGCGTCGAGCTCCGGCTTGCGGATTTCGACGATGTTGATGACGACGTCAGACGAGGTGATGTCCGCGACCCTCTTGCGCAGCTTATCGATGTCGGCGCCCTTCTTGCCGATCACCACGCCCGGACGAGCCGAGTGAATGGTGACGCGGCACTTCTTGTGCGGACGCTCGATCACAATGCGGGCCACGGCCGCCTGCTTGAGCTCCTTGTGCAGGATCTCACGGATCTTGACGTCCTCGTGCAGCAGCTTGCCGTATTCCTGCTTGCCGGCGAACCAGCGGGAATCCCAGGTACGGTTGATGCCGAGGCGCAGACCGATCGGATTGATCTTTTGACCCATCGTGTTCTCCTGCGCCCTTAAGCGGCTGCTTCGGCTTCGACCTGACGAACGATGATCGTCAGCTGCGAAAATGGTTTGTAGACACGGCCCGAGCGGCCGCGGCCGCGGGCGGCAAAGCGCTTCATGACGAGGCCGTTGCCGACGAAGGCCTGCGCCACGACGAGATCGTCGACGTCGAGATCGTGGTTGTTCTCGGCATTGGCGATAGCCGATTCCAGGCACTTCTTCACGTCGACCGCGATCCGCTTGCGCGAAAACTGCAGATCGGCGAGCGCAGCAGCAGCCTTCCGGCCGCGAATGAGCTGGGCGACCAGGTTGAGCTTCTGCGGGCTCACCCGCAGCATCCGGGCGACCGCCTTGGCCTCGTTCTCGGCGAGGCTCCGTTCGCGCTTAGGTTTGCTCATCGTTTAATCCTCAAGCCTTCTTGGCTTTCTTGTCGCCGGAGTGGCCATGGAAGGTCCGGGTCGGCGAGAACTCGCCGAACTTGTGCCCGACCATTTCCTCGTTGACCGCCACCGGAACGTGCTTCTGACCGTTGTAGACGCCGAAGGTCAGGCCGACGAACTGCGGCAGGATCGTCGAGCGACGGCTCCAGATCTTGATGACGTCGTGACGGCCGGACGCGCGCGCGGCATCTGCCTTCTTGAGCAGAGAACCCTCGACGAACGGGCCTTTCCAGACTGAACGAACCATGTCCGGCGTTCCTTACTTCTTCCGCTTGTGGCGGCTTAGGAGAATGAATTTGTTGGTCGACTTGTTGGAGCGGGTCTTCTTGCCCTTGGTCGGCTTGCCCCACGGGGTGACCGGATGACGGCCGCCCGAGGTACGACCTTCACCACCGCCGTGCGGATGGTCGATCGGGTTCATCGAAACACCGCGGTTATGCGGCTTGCGGCCCAGCCAACGGTTGCGGCCGGCCTTGCCGATCGAGGTGTTCATGTGATCCGGGTTCGACACCGCGCCGATCGTGCCGCGGCAACGGCCGTGCACCAGGCGCTGCTCGCCCGAATTCAGACGGATGATCACGTAGTCCTGGTCGCGACCGACGAGCTGGGCATAGGTCCCCGCGGAACGAGCGAGCTGGCCGCCCTTCCCGATCTTGAGCTCGATGTTGTGGATGATCGTGCCGACCGGCATGTTGCCGAGCGGCATGACGTTGCCCGGCTTCACGTCGACATAGTTGCCGGCGATGATGGTGTCACCCACGGCCAGGCGCTGCGGCGCCAGGATGTAGGCCTGCTCGCCGTCCTGATACTTGATCAGCGCGATGAAGCCGCTGCGGTTCGGATCGTATTCCAGCCGCTCGACGGTCGCGGGAACGTCGACCTTCTCACGCTTGAAATCGACGGTACGCAGCGTCCGCTTGTGACCGCCGCCGCGGAAGCGCACGGTGATGCGACCGGTGCTGTTGCGGCCGCCCGAGGAGTGCTTGCCTTCGGTGAGCGCCTTGAGCGGCTTGCCCTTGTAGAGGGCCGAACGATCGACCATGACCAGCTGGCGCTGGCCCGGCGTCGTGGGATTGAATGTCTTCAGTGCCATCGTCGTGCGACCTTACAGACCGGTGGTCACGTCGATCCGGTGACCCTCTTCGAGAGTCACGATCGCGCGCTTGGAATTCGACTGCGAGCCGAGATGGCCGCGGAAGATCTTGGTCTTGCCCTTGCGGACCAGCGTGTTGACGCTCTTGACCTTGACGTCGAACAGCTTCTCGATCGCTTCCTTGATCTGCGGCTTGGTTGCCTTGGCCGCGACCTTGAACAGCACCTTGTTGTGCTCAGAGGCGATCGTCGCCTTTTCGGTCACGACCGGCGACAGGATCACGTCGTAGTGGCGAGCCTCGATGTTCTTCGTCATTTGAAGCGCGCCTCCAGCGCATCGATGGCGGCCTTGGTCAGAACGAGCTTCTGACGGCGCAGGATGTCGTAGACGTTGATGCCCTGGATCGGCAGCACGTCCATGTTCGGGATGTTGCGGGCCGCAGCGGCGAAGCCGTTGTTGAGCTCGGCGCCGTCGATGATCAGCGCGTTGGTCAGACCCAGACCCGAGAAGTGACCGAGCAGCGCCTTGGTCTTGGCGGCTTCCAGCGCGGCCTTCTCGATCACGACGAGATCGCCGTCCTTGGCCTTGGCCGAGAGCGCATGCTTCAGCGCCAGCGCGCGGACCTTCTTCGGGAGGTCGGTGGCGTGCGAACGCACCACCGGACCGAAGGCACGTCCGCCGCCGCGGAACTGCGGCACGCGAGCCGAGCCGTGACGAGCACCGCCGGTGCCCTTCTGCTTGTACATTTTCTTGCCGGTGCGCCAGATCTCGGCGCGCCCCTTGGCCTTGTGGGTACCGGCCTGGCGCTTGTTGAGCTGCCACTGCACGCAACGTGCAATGATGTCCTGGCGCGGCTCGAGACCGAAAATGGTGTCGGAGAGCTGGACCGAGCCGGCTTCCTTACCTTCGAGGGTGGTGACCTTCAATTCCATCTCACGCACCCTCTTGCTGGGCCGCAGCTTCGGCTTCGCCGCCCGCAACCTTGAACTTGCCGGGCTTCGGAGCTTCCTTCGGCAGCGGCTTCTTGACGGCATCGCGCACGCGAATCCAGCCGCCCTTGGAGCCGGGAACGGCGCCTTCGACGAGGATCAGGCCGCGCTCGACATCGAGCTGAACGACGCGAAGGTTGAGCGTGGTGATGCGGTCGACACCCATGTGGCCGGGCATCTTCTTGTTCTTCCAGGTCTTGCCGGGGTCCTGACGGCCACCGGTCGAACCGATCGAGCGGTGCGAGACCGACACGCCGTGGGTGGCGCGCAGGCCGCCGAAGTTCCAGCGCTTCATGCCGCCGGCGAAGCCCTTACCGACCGAGGTGCCGGTGACGTCGACGAACTGGCCGACGACGAAGTGGTCGGCAAGGATCTCGGCACCGACCGGGATCATGGCATCCGCGGTGACGCGGAACTCCTCGACCCGGCGCTTCGGCTCGACCTTGGCGACCGCGAACTGGCCGCGCTCAGCCTTGGGCATGTAAACGGTCTTGCGGGCGCCAGAACCAAGCTGGAGCGCGACGTAACCGTTCTTCTCTTCAGTGCGGTGGCCTACGACCTGGCAATTGCCGAGCTTCAGCACGGTCACGGGGATATGTTCGCCGGCCTCTGTAAAGACCCGCGTCATCCCGACCTTTTGTGCGATCACTCCGGAGCGCATCGGCGTGCTTCCTGTTCTTTCTGTCCGCTATAGTCGCGAACGTGATCCAAAAATCTTAGAGCTTGATCTCGACGTCGACACCGGCGGCCAGGTCGAGCTTCATCAAAGCATCGACGGTCTGCGGGGTCGGATCGACGATGTCGAGCAGGCGCTTGTGAGTGCGCATCTCGAACTGCTCGCGGCTCTTCTTGTCGACGTGCGGCGAACGGTTGACGGTGAACTTCTCGATGCGGGTGGGCAGCGGAATGGGTCCGCGGACCTGCGCGCCGGTGCGCTTCGCCGTGTTCACGATCTCGCGGGTCGACGTATCGAGGATACGATGGTCGAACGCCTTGAGACGGATACGAATGTTTTGGCCGTTCATTGCCGTGGTCTTTCTTCAGTGGGGTGGCGAATAGCGAATAGCGAATGTCACCATTCGCTACTCGCCGATCCCTGTGCTCGTATTACTCGATGATCGAGGCGACGACGCCGGCGCCGACGGTGCGGCCGCCTTCGCGGATCGCGAAGCGAAGCTTCTCTTCCATCGCGATCGGCACGATCAGGTGCACTTCCATCGCGATGTTGTCGCCCGGCATCACCATCTCGGTGCCTTCCGGCAGATGCACGACACCGGTCACGTCGGTGGTGCGGAAGTAGAACTGCGGACGGTAGTTGGTGAAGAACGGGGTGTGGCGACCGCCCTCTTCCTTGGTGAGGATGTAAGCCTCAGCCTTGAACTTGGTGTGCGGCTTGACCGAACCCGGCTTGCACAGCACCTGGCCGCGCTCGACGTCTTCGCGCTTGGTGCCGCGGAGCAGCGCACCGATGTTGTCGCCGGCCTGGCCCTGATCGAGCAGCTTGCGGAACATTTCGACGCCGGTGACCGTGGTCTTCTGCGTGGCGCGCAGACCGACGATCTCGATTTCCTCGCCGACCTTGACGATGCCGCGCTCGACACGGCCGGTCACGACGGTGCCGCGGCCCGAGATCGAGAACACGTCTTCAACCGGCATCAAGAACGGCTGGTCGATCGGACGCTCCGGCTGCGGGATGTACTCGTCGACGTTCTTCATCAGCTCGAGGATGGCGTCGTGGCCGAGCTTCTTGTCGGAATCTTCGAGAGCGGCGAGCGCCGAACCCTTGATGATCGGGATCTTGTCGCCCGGGAAGTCGTACTTCGAGAGCAGCTCGCGGACTTCGAGCTCGACGAGCTCGAGCAGTTCCGGATCGTCGACCATGTCGCACTTGTTGAGGAACACGACCAGCGCGGGCACGCCGACCTGGCGGGCGAGCAGGATGTGCTCGCGGGTCTGCGGCATCGGGCCGTCAGCGGCCGACACGACCAGGATCGCACCGTCCATCTGGGCGGCGCCGGTGATCATGTTCTTGACGTAGTCGGCGTGGCCGGGGCAGTCGACGTGGGCGTAGTGGCGGTTCGGCGTCTCGTACTCGACGTGCGCGGTCGAGATCGTGATGCCGCGCGCCTTCTCCTCCGGCGCCTTGTCGATCTGGTCGTACGCGGTGAACGTCGCACCGCCCGCTTCGGCGAGAACCTTGGTGATCGCCGCGGTCAGCGACGTCTTGCCATGGTCGACGTGACCGATGGTGCCGATGTTGCAGTGCGGCTTGTTACGTTCAAACTTTGCTTTGGCCATTTGACTCTCCGTTCAATCGTCAGTTCGTGACCGACGACAATCAGGCAAACTTCTTCTGGACTTCTGCCGACACGTTGGCCGGCGCTTCTGCGTAGTGGTCGAACTGCATGGTGAAGGTTGCGCGACCCTGGCTCATCGAGCGCAGGTTATTCACGTAACCGAACATGTTCATGAGCGGCACCATCGCATTGATGACGTTGGCGTTGCCGCGCATGTCCTGACCCTGGATCTGACCGCGCCGCGAATTCAGGTCGCCGATGACCGAGCCGGTATAGTCTTCCGGGGTCACCACTTCGACCTTCATGATCGGCTCGAGCAGGACGGACTTGCCCTTCTGCAAGGCTTCGCGGAATGCCGCGCGCGATGCGATTTCGAAGGCGAGCGCCGACGAGTCGACGTCGTGATACTTGCCGTCGACGAGCTGAACCTTGACGTCGACCACGGGGAAGCCCGCGACCACGCCAGAGCTCATCACGCTGTTGAGGCCCTTTTCGACGCCGGGGATGTATTCCTTCGGAACCGCACCGCCGACGATCTTGGACTCGAACTCGTAGCCCTTGCCGGGTTCGTTCGGCTCGACCACGATCGACACTTCCGCGAACTGACCGGTACCGCCGGTCTGCTTCTTGTGGGTGTACTTGACCTCGGCCTTCTTGGTGACGCGCTCACGGAACGCAACCTGGGGCGCGCCGATGTTGGCGTCGACCTTGTAGGTGCGGCGGAGAATGTCGACCTTGATGTCGAGATGGAGTTCGCCCATGCCCTTGAGGATGGTCTGGCCGGACTCCTGGTCGGTCGACACGCGGAAGGACGGATCCTCCGCAGCGAGCTTGGCCAGCGCGACGCCCAGCTTTTCCTGGTCGGCCTTGGACTTCGGCTCGATCGCGATCTCGATGACCGGCTCGGGGAATTCCATCTTCTCCAGGATCACCTGCTTGTCGGGATCGCACAGCGTGTCACCGGTGCGCGCTTCCTTCAGGCCGGCCAGCGCGACGATGTCGCCGGCATAGGCTTCCTTGATGTCTTCGCGATTGTTCGCATGCATCAACAGCATGCGCCCGATGCGCTCCTTCTTCTCGCGGGTCGAGTTCACGACGCCGGTGCCGCTCTGCAGAACGCCGGAGTAGATGCGGCAGAAGGTGATGGTGCCGACGAACGGGTCGTCCATGATCTTGAACGCGAGCAGCGCGAGCGGCTCCTTGTCGTCCGCCTTGCGCACGACCTCGTTGCCGCGATCGTCGGTGCCCTTGATCGCGGGCACGTCGATCGGCGACGGCAGATAGTCGACGACGGCGTCGAGCAGCGGCTGCACGCCCTTGTTCTTGAAGGCCGAGCCGCACAGCACGGGATAGAACGCGCCGGTCAGCACCGCCTTGCGGATCAGCCGCTTCAGCGTCTCTTCGTCCGGCTCCTTGCCGTCGAGATAGGCGGCCATGGCATCGTCGTCGAGCTCGACGGCGGCTTCCACCATCTTCTCGCGGTATTCCTTGGCCTGCTCGACCAGATCTTCCGGGATATCGACATAGTCGAACTTCGCGCCGAGCGATTCATCGTTCCAGATGATGCCCTGCATCTTCACGAGGTCGACGAGACCCTTGAAGTTGTTCTCGGCGCCGATCGGCAGCTGGATCGCGATCGGCTTGGCGCCGAGGCGGTCGACGATGTCGGCCAGGCACTTGAAGAAGTCGGCGCCGGTCTTGTCCATCTTGTTGGCGAAGACGATGCGCGGAACCTTGTATTTGTCGCCCTGGCGCCAGACGGTCTCGGTCTGGGGCTCGACGCCCTGGTTCGAGTCGAGCACGCAGACGGCGCCGTCGAGCACGCGCAGCGAACGCTCGACTTCGATGGTGAAGTCGACGTGGCCGGGGGTGTCGATGATGTTCAGGCGCTTGCCGGCCCAGAACGCGGTGGTCGCAGCCGAGGTGATCGTGATGCCACGCTCCTGCTCCTGCTCCATCCAGTCCATCGTCGCGGCACCTTCGTGCACTTCGCCGATCTTGTGGCTCTTGCCGGTGTAATAAAGGATGCGCTCGGTGGTCGTGGTCTTGCCGGCATCGATATGCGCCATGATACCGAAGTTGCGGTAATTCTCTATGGCATGAACGCGGGGCATTGAGTGTTCCTTAGATTCCGTGTTTCGCCGTTACCAGCGATAGTGCGAGAAGGCCCGGTTGGCTTCCGCCATCCGGTGCACGTCTTCCCGCTTCTTGACGGCGTTACCACGGTTGTTCGAGGCGTCCAGCAGCTCAGCGGAGAGCCGCTCGGTCATGGTCTTCTCGTTGCGGTCACGCGCAGCCGAGATCAGCCAGCGGATGCCCAGCGCCTGGCGGCGGGTCGAACGAACTTCGACCGGAACCTGGTAGGTCGCGCCGCCGACGCGGCGGGAGCGCACTTCGATCGTCGGCATGACGTTCTCGAGTGCCTGCTCGAACACGCCGAGCGGGTTCTGCTTGGTCTTGGTTTCGATGATACCGAACGCACCGTAGACGATGCCTTCGGCAACCGACTTCTTGCCGGCGTACATCACCGAGTTCATGAACTTCGTGACGATGATGTTCCCGAACTTCGGATCCGGAAGGACTTCGCGCTTTTCCGCTGAGTGGCGACGAGACATGGAGCTGGTTCCCGCTTACTTCGGACGCTTCGCGCCGTACTTCGAACGACGCTGCTTACGGTTCTTGACGCCCTGGGTATCCAGAACGCCGCGGAGGATGTGGTAGCGCACGCCGGGCAAGTCCTTGACGCGACCGCCGCGGATCATGACCACCGAGTGCTCCTGAAGGTTATGGCCCTC
The sequence above is drawn from the Bradyrhizobium amphicarpaeae genome and encodes:
- the rpsQ gene encoding 30S ribosomal protein S17; translated protein: MPKRTLQGVVVSDKTAKTVVVRVDRRFTHPIYKKTIRRSKNYHAHDEDNQFKPGDMVWIEESKPISKLKRWVVIRGEHKKSA
- the rpmC gene encoding 50S ribosomal protein L29 translates to MAQMKIEDIRAMSPDQQDDAVLNLKKERFNLRFQRATGQLENTSRLREARRDIARIKTVAAQKRAKEK
- the rplP gene encoding 50S ribosomal protein L16, giving the protein MMQPKKTKFRKAHKGRIHGVASSGATLAFGQFGLKATEPERVTARQIEAARRALTRHMKRAGRVWIRVFPDVPVSKKPAEVRMGSGKGSPELWVARVKPGRVLFEIDGVNTQTAREALTLAAAKLPIKTRFVERIAE
- the rpsC gene encoding 30S ribosomal protein S3, coding for MGQKINPIGLRLGINRTWDSRWFAGKQEYGKLLHEDVKIREILHKELKQAAVARIVIERPHKKCRVTIHSARPGVVIGKKGADIDKLRKRVADITSSDVVINIVEIRKPELDATLVAESIAQQLERRVAFRRAMKRAVQSAMRLGAEGIRINCSGRLGGAEIARMEWYREGRVPLHTLRADIDYGVATAFTTFGTCGVKVWIFKGEILEHDPMAQDKRMAEGESSGGGDRGGRGRRDNAAA
- the rplV gene encoding 50S ribosomal protein L22, with translation MSKPKRERSLAENEAKAVARMLRVSPQKLNLVAQLIRGRKAAAALADLQFSRKRIAVDVKKCLESAIANAENNHDLDVDDLVVAQAFVGNGLVMKRFAARGRGRSGRVYKPFSQLTIIVRQVEAEAAA
- the rpsS gene encoding 30S ribosomal protein S19, with the translated sequence MVRSVWKGPFVEGSLLKKADAARASGRHDVIKIWSRRSTILPQFVGLTFGVYNGQKHVPVAVNEEMVGHKFGEFSPTRTFHGHSGDKKAKKA
- the rplB gene encoding 50S ribosomal protein L2 — translated: MALKTFNPTTPGQRQLVMVDRSALYKGKPLKALTEGKHSSGGRNSTGRITVRFRGGGHKRTLRTVDFKREKVDVPATVERLEYDPNRSGFIALIKYQDGEQAYILAPQRLAVGDTIIAGNYVDVKPGNVMPLGNMPVGTIIHNIELKIGKGGQLARSAGTYAQLVGRDQDYVIIRLNSGEQRLVHGRCRGTIGAVSNPDHMNTSIGKAGRNRWLGRKPHNRGVSMNPIDHPHGGGEGRTSGGRHPVTPWGKPTKGKKTRSNKSTNKFILLSRHKRKK
- a CDS encoding 50S ribosomal protein L23, producing the protein MTKNIEARHYDVILSPVVTEKATIASEHNKVLFKVAAKATKPQIKEAIEKLFDVKVKSVNTLVRKGKTKIFRGHLGSQSNSKRAIVTLEEGHRIDVTTGL
- the rplD gene encoding 50S ribosomal protein L4, with the translated sequence MELKVTTLEGKEAGSVQLSDTIFGLEPRQDIIARCVQWQLNKRQAGTHKAKGRAEIWRTGKKMYKQKGTGGARHGSARVPQFRGGGRAFGPVVRSHATDLPKKVRALALKHALSAKAKDGDLVVIEKAALEAAKTKALLGHFSGLGLTNALIIDGAELNNGFAAAARNIPNMDVLPIQGINVYDILRRQKLVLTKAAIDALEARFK
- the rplC gene encoding 50S ribosomal protein L3, with the protein product MRSGVIAQKVGMTRVFTEAGEHIPVTVLKLGNCQVVGHRTEEKNGYVALQLGSGARKTVYMPKAERGQFAVAKVEPKRRVEEFRVTADAMIPVGAEILADHFVVGQFVDVTGTSVGKGFAGGMKRWNFGGLRATHGVSVSHRSIGSTGGRQDPGKTWKNKKMPGHMGVDRITTLNLRVVQLDVERGLILVEGAVPGSKGGWIRVRDAVKKPLPKEAPKPGKFKVAGGEAEAAAQQEGA
- the rpsJ gene encoding 30S ribosomal protein S10, translated to MNGQNIRIRLKAFDHRILDTSTREIVNTAKRTGAQVRGPIPLPTRIEKFTVNRSPHVDKKSREQFEMRTHKRLLDIVDPTPQTVDALMKLDLAAGVDVEIKL
- the tuf gene encoding elongation factor Tu — its product is MAKAKFERNKPHCNIGTIGHVDHGKTSLTAAITKVLAEAGGATFTAYDQIDKAPEEKARGITISTAHVEYETPNRHYAHVDCPGHADYVKNMITGAAQMDGAILVVSAADGPMPQTREHILLARQVGVPALVVFLNKCDMVDDPELLELVELEVRELLSKYDFPGDKIPIIKGSALAALEDSDKKLGHDAILELMKNVDEYIPQPERPIDQPFLMPVEDVFSISGRGTVVTGRVERGIVKVGEEIEIVGLRATQKTTVTGVEMFRKLLDQGQAGDNIGALLRGTKREDVERGQVLCKPGSVKPHTKFKAEAYILTKEEGGRHTPFFTNYRPQFYFRTTDVTGVVHLPEGTEMVMPGDNIAMEVHLIVPIAMEEKLRFAIREGGRTVGAGVVASIIE
- the fusA gene encoding elongation factor G gives rise to the protein MPRVHAIENYRNFGIMAHIDAGKTTTTERILYYTGKSHKIGEVHEGAATMDWMEQEQERGITITSAATTAFWAGKRLNIIDTPGHVDFTIEVERSLRVLDGAVCVLDSNQGVEPQTETVWRQGDKYKVPRIVFANKMDKTGADFFKCLADIVDRLGAKPIAIQLPIGAENNFKGLVDLVKMQGIIWNDESLGAKFDYVDIPEDLVEQAKEYREKMVEAAVELDDDAMAAYLDGKEPDEETLKRLIRKAVLTGAFYPVLCGSAFKNKGVQPLLDAVVDYLPSPIDVPAIKGTDDRGNEVVRKADDKEPLALLAFKIMDDPFVGTITFCRIYSGVLQSGTGVVNSTREKKERIGRMLLMHANNREDIKEAYAGDIVALAGLKEARTGDTLCDPDKQVILEKMEFPEPVIEIAIEPKSKADQEKLGVALAKLAAEDPSFRVSTDQESGQTILKGMGELHLDIKVDILRRTYKVDANIGAPQVAFRERVTKKAEVKYTHKKQTGGTGQFAEVSIVVEPNEPGKGYEFESKIVGGAVPKEYIPGVEKGLNSVMSSGVVAGFPVVDVKVQLVDGKYHDVDSSALAFEIASRAAFREALQKGKSVLLEPIMKVEVVTPEDYTGSVIGDLNSRRGQIQGQDMRGNANVINAMVPLMNMFGYVNNLRSMSQGRATFTMQFDHYAEAPANVSAEVQKKFA
- the rpsG gene encoding 30S ribosomal protein S7, which translates into the protein MSRRHSAEKREVLPDPKFGNIIVTKFMNSVMYAGKKSVAEGIVYGAFGIIETKTKQNPLGVFEQALENVMPTIEVRSRRVGGATYQVPVEVRSTRRQALGIRWLISAARDRNEKTMTERLSAELLDASNNRGNAVKKREDVHRMAEANRAFSHYRW